The Georgenia sp. TF02-10 genome window below encodes:
- a CDS encoding dihydrofolate reductase family protein: protein MGTVVMYSSVSVDGFIADENDQPGPLFDWLLSGDVPLDESGVLKVSQTSYDYTRPYWDQIGATIAGRRVFDLTNGWDGTPPGGVDHVVVVTHRGRPDGWDPEAPFHFVEGVEAAVTRAQELVGDRIIEVAAGDVGGQVLAAGLVDELRMDVVPVVLGAGKRFFGSLRAQHLLEDPDVVIQGNRVLHLRYRVRR from the coding sequence ATGGGCACAGTAGTCATGTACAGCTCGGTGTCGGTAGACGGCTTCATCGCGGACGAGAACGACCAGCCCGGACCGCTGTTCGACTGGTTGCTCAGCGGTGACGTGCCGTTGGACGAGAGCGGCGTCTTGAAGGTGTCGCAGACGTCCTACGACTACACCCGGCCGTATTGGGACCAGATCGGGGCGACGATCGCCGGCCGGCGCGTCTTCGACCTGACGAATGGCTGGGACGGGACGCCTCCGGGCGGGGTCGACCACGTGGTCGTCGTGACGCACCGCGGCAGACCCGACGGCTGGGACCCCGAGGCGCCGTTCCACTTCGTCGAGGGCGTCGAGGCTGCCGTGACCAGGGCGCAGGAGCTCGTGGGCGACCGCATCATCGAGGTCGCGGCTGGCGACGTCGGCGGCCAGGTGCTTGCCGCAGGCCTGGTCGACGAACTGCGTATGGACGTCGTACCCGTCGTGCTCGGGGCCGGCAAGCGCTTCTTCGGCTCGCTCCGGGCCCAGCACCTGCTGGAGGACCCTGACGTGGTGATTCAAGGCAACCGGGTACTTCACCTGCGCTATCGGGTACGCCGCTGA
- a CDS encoding helix-turn-helix domain-containing protein produces MEYVSRVPRPPLDGLIDDLYYLEGSPPYARLTLPPPAALLIVNLGAPFRIRAGTDVETAEYADGCVVTMPTCAWEFGYPLRTRSVGVHFKPWGLAPFLPMPAAELCDRPVTVEQVWGRPAIAELRDRLATAEGPHEMLTLLEEELMRRLCETAGLGLVRHTSSVIAATSGAVVIGDLRVAAGVSSTHLAQRFKEIIGVTPKRLARTYRFAATVFSINPAEPIDWADLASSAGYFDQAHFCREFRAFTGLTPTRYAEVRRRFLREHPGHVLDSWPLPAD; encoded by the coding sequence GTGGAGTACGTGTCCAGAGTGCCGCGACCTCCGCTGGACGGGCTGATCGACGACCTCTACTACCTGGAGGGTTCGCCGCCGTACGCCCGACTGACGCTGCCGCCGCCGGCGGCGTTGCTCATCGTCAACCTCGGTGCGCCGTTCCGCATCCGTGCCGGCACCGACGTCGAGACAGCCGAGTACGCCGACGGCTGCGTGGTCACCATGCCCACCTGCGCGTGGGAGTTCGGCTACCCACTCCGGACCCGGTCCGTTGGCGTGCACTTCAAGCCGTGGGGGCTGGCGCCGTTCCTGCCGATGCCAGCGGCTGAGCTGTGTGACCGGCCGGTGACGGTAGAGCAGGTTTGGGGCCGACCCGCCATCGCCGAGCTGCGAGACCGGCTGGCTACGGCCGAGGGACCGCACGAGATGCTGACGCTGCTCGAGGAGGAGCTCATGCGACGGCTGTGCGAGACCGCCGGCCTGGGACTGGTCCGCCATACGAGCAGCGTCATCGCGGCGACCAGCGGGGCGGTGGTGATCGGCGACCTGCGGGTGGCAGCCGGTGTCAGCAGCACTCATCTGGCACAGCGGTTCAAGGAGATCATCGGCGTCACGCCGAAGCGGCTGGCCCGCACCTACCGCTTCGCCGCCACGGTGTTCTCGATCAACCCCGCCGAACCGATCGACTGGGCCGACCTCGCCAGTAGTGCTGGCTACTTCGATCAGGCCCACTTCTGCCGCGAGTTCCGGGCATTCACGGGGCTCACACCGACACGATATGCCGAAGTCAGGCGCCGGTTCCTGCGCGAACATCCCGGCCACGTACTGGACAGCTGGCCGCTGCCGGCCGATTGA
- the pflA gene encoding pyruvate formate-lyase-activating protein, giving the protein MTHAEHVAAVRAGDVGSMHSWELVTAVDGPGTRLTVFLAGCPLRCLYCHNPDTLKMKDGEPVEVTELLARVRRYLPVFRATGGGLTVSGGEPLMQPAFLGRLLRGAKELGVHTAIDTSGFLGAHASDRLLDDVDLVLLDVKSGLPDTYQRTTGRQLQPTLDFGRRLADRGNTIWIRFVLVPGLTDAPENVDAVADYVATLATVARVEVLPFHQMGRDKWDRLGMTYELADTPAPTPELVDRVRGQFRERGLTVY; this is encoded by the coding sequence ATGACGCACGCCGAGCACGTCGCGGCCGTCCGCGCGGGTGACGTCGGCTCGATGCACTCCTGGGAGCTGGTGACCGCGGTGGACGGGCCGGGCACCCGGCTGACCGTCTTCCTCGCCGGCTGCCCGCTGCGCTGCCTGTACTGCCACAACCCCGACACCCTGAAGATGAAGGACGGGGAGCCGGTGGAGGTCACCGAGCTCCTCGCCCGGGTGCGCCGCTACCTGCCGGTCTTCCGGGCCACCGGCGGCGGGCTGACCGTCTCCGGCGGGGAGCCGCTGATGCAGCCCGCCTTCCTCGGCCGGCTGCTGCGCGGGGCCAAGGAGCTCGGCGTGCACACCGCCATCGACACCTCCGGCTTCCTCGGCGCGCACGCCTCGGACCGGCTGCTGGACGACGTCGACCTGGTCCTGCTGGACGTCAAGTCCGGCCTGCCGGACACCTACCAGCGCACCACCGGCCGCCAGCTCCAGCCCACCCTGGACTTCGGGCGGCGGCTCGCGGACCGCGGCAACACCATCTGGATCCGGTTCGTCCTCGTCCCGGGCCTGACCGACGCGCCGGAGAACGTCGACGCCGTCGCCGACTACGTCGCCACCCTCGCCACCGTCGCCCGGGTGGAGGTGCTGCCCTTCCACCAGATGGGCCGGGACAAGTGGGACCGGCTCGGCATGACCTACGAGCTGGCGGACACCCCGGCGCCCACGCCGGAGCTGGTGGACCGGGTGCGCGGCCAGTTCCGGGAGCGCGGCCTCACCGTGTACTGA
- the pflB gene encoding formate C-acetyltransferase, with protein sequence MATTTVTERTEQAGATAPAEQTKQSEPAGGTDAWRGFAPGAWTSAIDVRDFIQRNYTPYTGDASFLAGPTARTTHVWDVLSGMFPAEREKGVYDVDPHTPAGITAHGPGYIDKDAELIVGLQTDAPLKRAIMPFGGWRMVETALKTYGYEVDPVVRDIFTKYRKTHNDGVFDVYPPDVRKARSAHIVTGLPDAYGRGRIIGDYRRVALYGVDRLIEGKRAERAVLDARRSVEDVIRDREENSEQIRALTELKEMAASYGYDISRPAATAREAVQWLYFAYLGAVKEQNGAAMSLGRTSTFLDVYIQRDLDAGLLTESAAQEIIDDFVIKLRIVRFLRTPEYDELFSGDPTWVTESIGGTGADGRTLVTKNSFRMLQTLYNLGPAPEPNLTVLWSEQLPEGFKRFCAQVSIDTSAIQYESDTAISGAWGDDAAIACCVSPMAVGKQMQFFGARVNLAKALLYAINGGRDENTGKQVAPPTPAVVGDVLDYDDVVAKYDVLLDWLAQTYVDALNCIHYMHDKYAYERLEMALHDQDVLRTMACGIAGLSVAADSLSAIKYATVRPVRNDDGLVVDYEVTGDFPTFGNDDDRVDAIAVTLVEKFMAKIRALPTYRGALHTQSVLTITSNVVYGKHTGNTPDGRRAGEPFAPGANPMNGRDTHGMLASALSVAKLPYDDAQDGISLTNTVVPAGLGRTPVEQVTNLVGLLDAYTGSEGYHMNVNVLNRDTLYDAMEHPEKYPQLTIRVSGYAVNFVRLTREQQLDVISRTFHGSL encoded by the coding sequence ATGGCCACCACCACCGTCACCGAACGGACTGAGCAGGCCGGGGCTACCGCGCCGGCGGAGCAGACCAAGCAGAGCGAGCCGGCCGGCGGGACCGACGCCTGGCGCGGGTTCGCCCCGGGCGCATGGACGTCGGCGATCGACGTGCGCGACTTCATCCAGCGCAACTACACCCCGTACACCGGCGACGCCAGCTTCCTCGCCGGCCCCACCGCCCGCACCACCCACGTCTGGGACGTGCTCTCCGGCATGTTCCCGGCTGAGCGGGAGAAGGGCGTCTACGACGTCGACCCGCACACCCCGGCGGGCATCACCGCCCACGGCCCGGGCTACATCGACAAGGACGCCGAGCTCATCGTCGGCCTGCAGACCGACGCCCCGCTCAAGCGGGCGATCATGCCCTTCGGCGGCTGGCGCATGGTGGAGACCGCGCTGAAGACCTACGGCTACGAGGTCGACCCGGTGGTGCGGGACATCTTCACCAAGTACCGCAAGACCCACAACGACGGCGTCTTCGACGTCTACCCGCCCGACGTGCGCAAGGCCCGCAGCGCCCACATCGTCACCGGCCTGCCCGACGCCTACGGCCGCGGCCGGATCATCGGCGACTACCGCCGGGTCGCGCTGTACGGCGTCGACCGCCTGATCGAGGGCAAGCGGGCCGAACGGGCCGTGCTGGACGCCCGCCGCTCGGTGGAGGACGTCATCCGGGACCGCGAGGAGAACAGCGAGCAGATCCGCGCGCTGACCGAGCTCAAGGAGATGGCCGCCAGCTACGGCTACGACATCTCCCGCCCGGCGGCCACCGCCCGGGAGGCCGTGCAGTGGCTCTACTTCGCCTATCTCGGGGCGGTGAAGGAGCAGAACGGCGCGGCCATGTCGCTGGGCCGCACCTCCACCTTCCTGGACGTGTACATCCAGCGCGACCTCGACGCCGGCCTGCTCACCGAGTCCGCCGCGCAGGAGATCATCGACGACTTCGTCATCAAGCTGCGGATCGTGCGGTTCCTGCGCACCCCCGAGTACGACGAGCTCTTCTCCGGTGACCCGACCTGGGTGACCGAGTCGATCGGCGGCACCGGCGCGGACGGCCGGACGCTGGTGACCAAGAACTCCTTCCGGATGCTGCAGACCCTGTACAACCTCGGCCCGGCGCCCGAGCCCAACCTGACGGTGCTGTGGAGCGAGCAGCTCCCGGAGGGCTTCAAGCGGTTCTGCGCCCAGGTCTCCATCGACACCTCGGCCATCCAGTACGAGTCCGACACCGCGATCTCCGGCGCCTGGGGCGACGACGCGGCCATCGCCTGCTGCGTCTCCCCGATGGCGGTGGGCAAGCAGATGCAGTTCTTCGGCGCCCGGGTCAACCTCGCCAAGGCGCTGCTGTACGCGATCAACGGCGGCCGGGACGAGAACACCGGCAAGCAGGTGGCCCCGCCCACCCCGGCGGTGGTCGGGGACGTGCTGGACTACGACGACGTCGTGGCCAAGTACGACGTGCTGCTGGACTGGCTGGCCCAGACCTACGTGGACGCGCTGAACTGCATCCACTACATGCACGACAAGTACGCCTACGAGCGCCTGGAGATGGCCCTGCACGACCAGGACGTGCTGCGCACCATGGCCTGCGGGATCGCCGGGCTGTCGGTGGCCGCGGACTCCCTGTCCGCGATCAAGTACGCCACCGTCCGGCCGGTGCGGAACGACGACGGCCTGGTCGTGGACTACGAGGTGACCGGGGACTTCCCGACCTTCGGCAACGACGACGACCGGGTGGACGCCATCGCCGTGACGCTGGTGGAGAAGTTCATGGCGAAGATCCGGGCGCTGCCCACCTACCGCGGCGCACTGCACACTCAGTCGGTCCTGACGATCACCTCCAACGTGGTCTACGGCAAGCACACCGGCAACACCCCGGACGGGCGCCGGGCGGGGGAGCCGTTCGCCCCGGGCGCGAACCCGATGAACGGGCGGGACACCCACGGCATGCTCGCCTCCGCGCTGTCCGTGGCCAAGCTCCCCTACGACGACGCCCAGGACGGCATCTCGCTGACCAACACCGTCGTGCCGGCCGGGCTCGGCCGGACGCCGGTGGAGCAGGTGACCAACCTGGTCGGGCTGCTGGACGCCTACACCGGCTCCGAGGGCTACCACATGAACGTCAACGTCCTGAACCGGGACACCCTCTACGACGCCATGGAGCACCCGGAGAAGTACCCGCAACTGACGATCCGGGTCTCCGGCTACGCGGTGAACTTCGTCCGGCTCACCCGCGAGCAGCAGCTCGACGTCATCTCCCGGACCTTCCACGGGAGCCTGTAG